A part of Astatotilapia calliptera chromosome 15, fAstCal1.2, whole genome shotgun sequence genomic DNA contains:
- the LOC113007044 gene encoding tripartite motif-containing protein 35-like isoform X2: MHWPYNNNNVRDAKQHKKHNCVPINEAAEEHRTKIKIEVMHLKSKLGTFEAEKLRYDEMANHIKLQAQDTEKTIKGEFQKLYQFLRAEEAGRIDAVRREAGLKSQTMNLKIVNMTAEISSLRDKIKTLEGEMKAGDMAFMMNIKSTMERSQCTLSDPVTPSGALIDEAKHLGKLLFSVWIKMKTLIQYTPVVMDPNTCSQGMTVSEHLTSLTSCDSTLFPKNPERLDGSDILGYEGFSSGKHSWDVEVDGYWTVGVAARTSVSYSKKIWGIYVCVCTNILRELTPEEIDKQVMEDSFPQKVRVNLDYDKGILSFFDLGRKVPIHIIRYTFTEKLFPYFRGKTKILPPELSVGITQVK, from the exons GGATGCAAAACAACATAAGAAACACAACTGTGTCCCCATCAACGAAGCAGCAGAAGAGCACAGA ACTAAAATCAAGATTGAGGTGATGCACTTAAAGAGCAAACTGGGGACGTTTGAAGCAGAAAAACTCAGATATGATGAAATGGCTAACCACATTAAG ctCCAGGCCCAGGATACAGAGAAGACCATCAAAGGAGAGTTTCAGAAGCTTTACCAGTTCCTGAGAGCAGAGGAAGCTGGGAGGATAGATGCAGTGAGGAGGGAGGCAGGACTCAAGAGTCAGACAATGAACCTGAAGATCGTAAACATGACTGCTGAGATCTCCTCACTTAGAGACAAAATCAAAACCTTAGAGGGGGAGATGAAAGCTGGAGACATGGCATTTATGATG AACATCAAATCCACTATGGAGCG ATCTCAGTGCACACTCTCAGATCCAGTCACTCCATCAGGAGCTCTGATCGATGAGGCCAAACACCTTGGGAAACTGCTCTTCTCAGTCTGGATAAAAATGAAGACTCTAATCCAATACA CTCCTGTAGTTATGGATCCCAACACTTGCTCCCAGGGAATGACTGTATCAGAACATTTGACAAGTCTAACATCATGTGATTCTACATTATTTCCTAAAAACCCTGAAAGGCTGGATGGTTCAGATATTCTTGGATATGAAGGCTTTAGTTCTGGAAAGCACAGCTGGGATGTAGAGGTAGATGGTTACTGGACTGTTGGTGTGGCTGCTCGAACCAGTGTTTCTTATTCTAAAAAGATCTGGGgcatctatgtgtgtgtttgcactaaCATTCTGCGTGAACTTACACCAGAAGAAATTGACAAACAGGTAATGGAAGATTCATTTCCTCAGAAGGTCAGAGTGAACTTAGATTATGACAAAGGAATACTATCATTTTTTGACCTTGGCCGGAAAGTGCCCATACATATTATCAGATACACTTTTACCGAAAAACTCTTTCCATACTTTCGCGGTAAGACAAAAATTCTTCCACCTGAATTGTCAGTAGGgataacacaagtaaaataG
- the LOC113007044 gene encoding zinc-binding protein A33-like isoform X1, with the protein MASNVSQSELDFTCPVCCDIFKDPVVLLCGHSFCKYCLEEWWRQSSLQACPVCKEIFPMSRAPRNLALRNLSDNLRRERSQAALASKELCSLHKEKLRLFCQNDQQLICVVCRDAKQHKKHNCVPINEAAEEHRTKIKIEVMHLKSKLGTFEAEKLRYDEMANHIKLQAQDTEKTIKGEFQKLYQFLRAEEAGRIDAVRREAGLKSQTMNLKIVNMTAEISSLRDKIKTLEGEMKAGDMAFMMNIKSTMERSQCTLSDPVTPSGALIDEAKHLGKLLFSVWIKMKTLIQYTPVVMDPNTCSQGMTVSEHLTSLTSCDSTLFPKNPERLDGSDILGYEGFSSGKHSWDVEVDGYWTVGVAARTSVSYSKKIWGIYVCVCTNILRELTPEEIDKQVMEDSFPQKVRVNLDYDKGILSFFDLGRKVPIHIIRYTFTEKLFPYFRGKTKILPPELSVGITQVK; encoded by the exons ATGGCTTCTAATGTatcacagtctgagctggacTTCACCTGCCCTGTTTGTTGTGATATATTTAAGGATCCTGTTGTCTTGCTGTGTGGTCACAGCTTCTGTAAGTACTGTCTTGAGGAGTGGTGGAGGCAGAGTAGCCTTCAGGCTTGCCCGGTCTGTAAAGAAATATTTCCTATGTCTCGGGCACCACGTAACCTGGCACTGAGAAATCTCTCTGACAACCTGAGAAGAGAGAGGAGTCAGGCTGCATTAGCATCTAAGGAGCTCTGCAGTCTGCACAAGGAGAAACTCAGACTCTTCTGTCAGAATGATCAGCAGCTCATCTGTGTGGTTTGCAGGGATGCAAAACAACATAAGAAACACAACTGTGTCCCCATCAACGAAGCAGCAGAAGAGCACAGA ACTAAAATCAAGATTGAGGTGATGCACTTAAAGAGCAAACTGGGGACGTTTGAAGCAGAAAAACTCAGATATGATGAAATGGCTAACCACATTAAG ctCCAGGCCCAGGATACAGAGAAGACCATCAAAGGAGAGTTTCAGAAGCTTTACCAGTTCCTGAGAGCAGAGGAAGCTGGGAGGATAGATGCAGTGAGGAGGGAGGCAGGACTCAAGAGTCAGACAATGAACCTGAAGATCGTAAACATGACTGCTGAGATCTCCTCACTTAGAGACAAAATCAAAACCTTAGAGGGGGAGATGAAAGCTGGAGACATGGCATTTATGATG AACATCAAATCCACTATGGAGCG ATCTCAGTGCACACTCTCAGATCCAGTCACTCCATCAGGAGCTCTGATCGATGAGGCCAAACACCTTGGGAAACTGCTCTTCTCAGTCTGGATAAAAATGAAGACTCTAATCCAATACA CTCCTGTAGTTATGGATCCCAACACTTGCTCCCAGGGAATGACTGTATCAGAACATTTGACAAGTCTAACATCATGTGATTCTACATTATTTCCTAAAAACCCTGAAAGGCTGGATGGTTCAGATATTCTTGGATATGAAGGCTTTAGTTCTGGAAAGCACAGCTGGGATGTAGAGGTAGATGGTTACTGGACTGTTGGTGTGGCTGCTCGAACCAGTGTTTCTTATTCTAAAAAGATCTGGGgcatctatgtgtgtgtttgcactaaCATTCTGCGTGAACTTACACCAGAAGAAATTGACAAACAGGTAATGGAAGATTCATTTCCTCAGAAGGTCAGAGTGAACTTAGATTATGACAAAGGAATACTATCATTTTTTGACCTTGGCCGGAAAGTGCCCATACATATTATCAGATACACTTTTACCGAAAAACTCTTTCCATACTTTCGCGGTAAGACAAAAATTCTTCCACCTGAATTGTCAGTAGGgataacacaagtaaaataG